In a single window of the Pontibacter russatus genome:
- a CDS encoding S9 family peptidase has product MHLKLKTNLLTAMLLCLAFVAQAQQKKDLTLEDIYQKGAFRAESVYGVNWMNDGRYYSSTVPDEKNRVYDIVKYDVTTGQPVATIIEGERLVPAGGNAPIQYDDYTFSSDEQKVLFSTDTERIYRRSSKAEFYIYDIASQKLTKLSDGGPQLYATFSPDGKKVAFARENNMFVTDLGTMKETQITTDGKTNSIINGYADWVYEEEFSFAKGFHWSPDGKRIAFYTFDETNVPEYNMQLWGELYPQDYKFKYPKAGEANSKVKVSVYDVSSGKTVEMETGSEADVYIPRIKWTGNPNLLSIQKMNRLQNTLEILHANASTGKADVVLKETSKTYIDVTDDLTYLKDGKHFIHSSEKDGFNHLYLYRMDGKLVRQITDGAWEVSEFVGYDEKSDRLYYMSTEVSPLDRHLYSISSKGRKKDRLTEKPGTHDINMSNDFKYYLDYYSAANTPPTVSLHTAKDGKLIKVLEDNEELRNTLAQYSISKKEFFTIDLENGAKLNAWMIRPADFDPNKKYPVLMFVYGGPGSQTVINSWGGSNYLWHQLLADKGVIVVSVDNRGTGGRGADFKKLTYANLGKYEIEDQIAAAKWLGGQPYADKDRIGIWGHSFGGYMTLLGLAKGDGVFRAGISVAPVTNWRFYDSIYTERYLKTPQQNAAGYDENSPLFFADQLQGDLLLIHGTGDDNVHFQNSVAMQDALISANKQFESFYYPNRNHGIGGGITTLHRFRMMTDFLERKLINPDDAEVNQ; this is encoded by the coding sequence ATGCATCTCAAACTAAAAACGAATTTGCTGACTGCCATGCTGCTTTGCCTTGCTTTTGTGGCGCAGGCGCAGCAGAAAAAGGACCTTACCTTAGAAGACATTTACCAGAAAGGCGCCTTCCGGGCAGAATCGGTTTACGGCGTGAACTGGATGAACGACGGCCGCTACTACAGCTCCACGGTGCCGGACGAAAAGAACAGGGTGTACGACATCGTAAAGTATGACGTGACCACCGGCCAGCCTGTCGCCACCATCATCGAGGGCGAGCGCCTGGTGCCAGCCGGCGGCAACGCCCCCATCCAGTACGACGACTACACTTTTTCTTCGGACGAGCAGAAAGTGCTGTTCTCCACCGACACCGAGCGGATATACCGCCGTTCGTCCAAAGCGGAGTTTTATATATATGACATCGCCTCCCAAAAGCTGACGAAGCTGAGCGACGGCGGCCCGCAGCTATACGCCACGTTCTCGCCGGATGGCAAAAAAGTGGCCTTTGCGCGCGAGAACAACATGTTCGTGACCGACCTGGGCACGATGAAGGAAACGCAGATCACCACCGACGGCAAAACTAACTCCATCATCAACGGGTATGCCGACTGGGTATATGAGGAGGAGTTCTCTTTTGCCAAAGGCTTCCACTGGTCTCCGGACGGGAAGAGGATTGCGTTCTATACCTTCGATGAAACCAACGTGCCGGAGTATAACATGCAGCTGTGGGGCGAGCTGTATCCGCAGGATTACAAGTTCAAGTACCCCAAAGCCGGTGAGGCCAACTCGAAAGTGAAGGTGTCGGTGTATGACGTGAGCAGCGGCAAAACCGTGGAGATGGAAACCGGCAGCGAGGCCGATGTCTATATCCCGCGCATCAAGTGGACCGGCAACCCCAACCTGCTCTCCATCCAGAAAATGAACCGGCTGCAGAACACCCTGGAGATTCTGCATGCCAACGCCAGCACGGGCAAAGCGGATGTGGTGCTGAAGGAAACCAGCAAAACCTATATAGACGTCACCGACGACCTGACCTATCTGAAGGACGGCAAGCACTTCATCCACTCTTCTGAGAAAGACGGCTTCAACCACCTGTACCTCTACAGAATGGATGGCAAGCTGGTGCGCCAGATCACGGACGGCGCGTGGGAGGTAAGCGAGTTTGTGGGGTACGACGAGAAGAGTGACCGACTCTACTATATGTCCACGGAGGTGTCGCCGCTGGACCGCCACTTGTACAGCATCAGCAGCAAGGGCCGGAAAAAAGACCGCCTGACGGAGAAGCCGGGCACGCACGACATCAACATGAGCAATGACTTCAAGTACTACCTCGATTATTACTCCGCCGCCAACACGCCGCCCACAGTAAGCCTGCACACCGCCAAAGACGGCAAGCTGATAAAAGTGCTGGAGGACAACGAGGAGCTCAGAAACACGCTGGCGCAGTACAGCATCTCCAAGAAAGAGTTCTTCACCATTGACCTTGAAAACGGTGCTAAACTGAATGCCTGGATGATCAGACCGGCTGACTTTGACCCGAACAAAAAGTACCCGGTGCTGATGTTTGTATATGGCGGGCCTGGCTCCCAAACCGTGATCAACAGCTGGGGTGGCAGCAATTACCTGTGGCACCAGCTGCTGGCCGACAAAGGTGTAATTGTGGTGAGCGTGGACAACCGCGGCACCGGCGGCCGTGGCGCCGACTTCAAGAAGCTGACTTATGCCAACCTGGGCAAGTACGAGATTGAGGACCAGATCGCGGCGGCCAAGTGGCTGGGTGGGCAGCCGTACGCAGACAAAGACCGCATCGGCATATGGGGCCACAGTTTCGGGGGCTATATGACGCTGCTGGGCCTGGCCAAGGGCGATGGCGTGTTCCGGGCGGGCATATCGGTGGCCCCGGTCACCAACTGGCGCTTTTACGACTCCATCTACACCGAACGCTACCTCAAAACCCCGCAGCAGAACGCCGCCGGCTACGACGAGAACTCCCCGCTGTTCTTCGCCGACCAACTGCAGGGCGACCTGCTGCTGATCCACGGCACCGGCGACGATAACGTGCATTTCCAGAACTCCGTGGCGATGCAGGACGCACTTATCAGCGCCAACAAGCAGTTCGAGAGCTTCTACTACCCCAACCGCAACCATGGCATCGGGGGCGGCATCACCACGCTGCACCGTTTCAGGATGATGACCGACTTCCTGGAGCGCAAGCTGATAAACCCGGACGATGCTGAGGTGAACCAATAA
- a CDS encoding OmpP1/FadL family transporter, whose protein sequence is MKKIVLASLAFALGWSGTAFAQTEVDALRYSQLGVAGSARTQGLGGAQTALGADVSNLAGNPAGIGMFRRSEFSITPALQYSISEATANQATQSDERNLLTIPQAGLILSNRKGDEDASDWRGLNFGIGFTRLNNFNQRISYQNTSAPPNTIVDYFAERANLRALNAGETLQESLDDEYDAGFNTIEGLAYGNYLIDVLEDDLGQYAEPLYSLGDIAQSEEIERRGSQNQIDIGVGTSYRDRIYIGASVGIITTNFTQESIFRESGHYIASFNEDGSPDVEGNYSLELYDNFTTRGAGVNLKVGVIARPIDALRLGASIQTPTAFTLTDTYQRSLSSTTLNPDTGVPESFEAFEDPGDFTYQLTTPFRATGGVAVFLGKYGFLTGDVEYVNYASSRFKEDDEFGTGTTGFFTDLNGNISNTYQSAMNYRIGAEGRYESFRVRAGYAHSGDPYQSAALDGAVNSVTAGVGVRLQNWYADLAFVSSKSESRFSPYRFSSEGGEPVVDLNNTQNSVLLTVGYNF, encoded by the coding sequence ATGAAAAAGATAGTTTTGGCCAGCCTGGCGTTCGCGCTGGGCTGGAGCGGAACTGCTTTTGCTCAAACCGAGGTGGATGCCCTGCGCTACTCTCAACTGGGCGTGGCAGGCTCCGCACGCACACAAGGACTGGGAGGCGCACAAACAGCTTTAGGCGCTGATGTATCAAACCTGGCAGGCAACCCCGCTGGTATTGGGATGTTCCGCCGCTCGGAGTTCAGCATTACCCCGGCTTTGCAATACAGCATTTCAGAGGCTACCGCAAACCAGGCAACGCAGTCCGACGAGCGCAACCTGCTCACTATTCCGCAGGCGGGCCTCATCCTCTCGAACCGCAAGGGCGACGAGGACGCCAGCGACTGGCGCGGCCTGAACTTCGGGATAGGCTTCACGCGGCTCAACAACTTCAACCAGCGGATCTCCTACCAAAACACCTCCGCCCCGCCCAACACCATTGTAGATTACTTTGCGGAGCGTGCCAACCTGAGGGCCCTGAATGCTGGCGAAACGCTGCAGGAAAGCCTGGATGACGAGTATGACGCCGGTTTCAACACGATAGAGGGCCTGGCCTACGGCAATTACCTGATTGATGTGCTGGAAGACGACCTCGGGCAGTATGCCGAGCCGCTCTATAGCTTAGGCGATATCGCCCAGAGCGAGGAGATCGAGCGCAGGGGGTCGCAGAACCAGATAGACATTGGCGTCGGCACCAGCTACCGCGACCGGATCTATATAGGGGCCTCTGTGGGAATCATAACCACGAACTTTACACAGGAGAGTATTTTCCGCGAGTCAGGCCACTATATAGCTAGCTTTAATGAAGACGGCAGCCCGGATGTGGAAGGAAATTACAGCCTGGAGCTGTACGATAATTTCACCACGCGCGGTGCAGGGGTTAACCTGAAGGTGGGCGTCATTGCCCGGCCCATCGACGCGTTGCGGCTAGGCGCCAGCATCCAGACGCCGACGGCCTTCACCCTGACTGACACGTACCAGCGCTCGCTGTCCTCCACCACGCTCAACCCCGACACCGGCGTGCCGGAAAGTTTTGAAGCCTTTGAGGACCCGGGCGACTTTACCTACCAGCTGACCACTCCGTTCAGGGCTACGGGCGGCGTGGCCGTTTTTCTGGGCAAATATGGCTTCCTGACCGGGGATGTGGAGTACGTGAACTACGCCAGCAGCCGCTTTAAAGAGGATGATGAGTTCGGAACCGGCACAACCGGCTTCTTCACCGATCTGAACGGCAACATCTCCAACACTTACCAGTCGGCGATGAACTACAGGATAGGCGCTGAGGGGCGTTACGAATCGTTCCGGGTGCGCGCAGGCTATGCCCACTCAGGAGACCCTTACCAAAGCGCTGCCCTGGATGGAGCCGTAAACTCCGTTACCGCAGGAGTGGGGGTGCGCCTCCAGAATTGGTATGCCGACCTTGCCTTTGTGAGTAGCAAGAGCGAGAGCCGCTTTTCGCCCTATCGGTTTTCATCCGAGGGCGGGGAGCCTGTAGTGGACCTTAACAACACGCAGAACTCGGTGCTGCTGACGGTGGGCTACAATTTTTAA